The genomic region GAGAAGGTATGAGCATCATCGTTGGATTCGTTCCCACCCCGGCGGGGGAGGCCGCCCTCGCCGCCGGCATTGCGGAGGCCCGCCTCCGCAACCAGGATCTGGTGATCGTCAACTCCGCCCGTGAAGGCGCCCTGGTGGACAAATCCGTGGCACCGGACGACGTCCTGGCCAAGGCCTCCCGGCAGGCAGAGGATGCCGGCGTGACGGCCCGGGTGATCCAGCCGCCCTATCAGCACGATCTGGCGGATGAGTTCCTGGACGTCGCCCGGGAGGAAGATGCCTCCCTGATCGTCATTGGGCTGCGGCACCGAACGCAGGTGGGCAAGTTCATCCTCGGCAGCCACGCCCAGCGCATCCTGATGCAGGCGGACCGTCCCGTTCTGGCCGTGAAGGCCGACGGCGGGCAGTTTTAGTTCCCGAAGCACCGCTTGGTAAGAGGCGGGCCGGCACCCGAACAGGATTCCGGCCCGCCTCAGCCTTATCCCGCACTCTTTAAAAGGAAAGACCATGTCCACTCTGATGGCACCCACTCTGACCGAAGCCACGCCCCGCCAACGCCGTCCGCGGAGGCAGCCTCTCGCCGCCGGCGAGCCGGCCGTGACGTCGGACTCATTACTGCTTTCAACGGAATAACAGGGACTGCGGGGACCTTGTTATAAGCGGGCGCCAACCACCGGCTGCCTCGTGAAAGGACCTCTTTGCCTACTGCTTTCATCCCGTTCACCATGTGTGCCACGGTCCGCGACGACCACCGGCGTTCCTTCCGCACCGATCTGGAACGCCTCACCTCTGCCCACCGTGGCTGGGCGCCGTTGGACATGGTCAAGTCCACCAACACCAAGGCTCTCCTCCGCGGAGCGATCCCGCAAAGCGTGCACACCGCCACCGATGCTAGCCTTGCCCGTTACCTCCAGGAACGCCTGACCGCCGGCACGGATATCCATCTGGATCTCACCGTCAGCATCGAGCGGTAACAGAATCCTGCGTAGCCCCGGACCGCTCAGGTCCGGGGCTTTTCCATGTTGCGCTATGTGATGATGAATGGGACCGGCAAGCGGATCCGGCCGGTCGGTGGCAATGGGTTTATGACAAGGAGCGCTATGACCGGCAGCAAGTTCTTTCTCGATAAGGCCGATCCGGCCAGTTGGCGGGCGCTGAACGGGCTCGCGCTGAAAGTCGCCGACGCTGCCGGACAGGCAGGCCTGCCCAGATCGGTCATTGAACTGCTCAACGTCCGGATCTCCCAGCTCAATGGCTGCGCCTACTGCCTGGACCTGCACGTACGCCTCGCCCGAGAAGCCGGAGTCAGCGACCAGCAGCTCGCCGTGCTACCCGCCTGGCGCGAAACCGCCGTCTTCACCGACACCGAGCGCGCCGCCCTCATCATCGGCGAAGCCGTCACCGGACTTCCCGGGCACGACAGCCTCCACGCCAACATGACAACAGCGCGGGCGGCGCTGACCGACGACCAGTACTCGGCCCTGCAGTGGGCAGCCGTTTCCATGAACG from Arthrobacter globiformis harbors:
- a CDS encoding universal stress protein, which codes for MSIIVGFVPTPAGEAALAAGIAEARLRNQDLVIVNSAREGALVDKSVAPDDVLAKASRQAEDAGVTARVIQPPYQHDLADEFLDVAREEDASLIVIGLRHRTQVGKFILGSHAQRILMQADRPVLAVKADGGQF
- a CDS encoding carboxymuconolactone decarboxylase family protein, whose translation is MTGSKFFLDKADPASWRALNGLALKVADAAGQAGLPRSVIELLNVRISQLNGCAYCLDLHVRLAREAGVSDQQLAVLPAWRETAVFTDTERAALIIGEAVTGLPGHDSLHANMTTARAALTDDQYSALQWAAVSMNAFNRVSILSRHPVNPRTSAAPTGPGREPVGSQA